One window of Myxocyprinus asiaticus isolate MX2 ecotype Aquarium Trade chromosome 6, UBuf_Myxa_2, whole genome shotgun sequence genomic DNA carries:
- the LOC127442001 gene encoding glucagon family neuropeptides-like isoform X1, with product MARSSKATLALLIYGIMMHYSAYCTPIGMTFPKMRLENDVFDEDGNSLSDLAFGTDQIAIRSPPSLTDDIYTLYYPPEKRTERHADGLLDRALRDILVQLSARKYLHSLMAVRVGGGSSEEDESEPLSKRHSDGIFTDIYSRYRKQMAVKKYLAAVLGRRYRQRVKNKGRRYAYL from the exons ATGGCCAGATCTAGTAAAGCGACTTTAGCGTTGCTCATCTATGGAATCATGATGCACTACAGCGCTTATTGCACGCCTATTGGGATGACTTTTCCCAAGATGag ACTAGAGAATGATGTATTTGACGAAGACGGAAACTCGTTAAGCGACCTGGCTTTTGGCACTGATCAAATTGCTATACGTAGTCCTCCATCTCTCACGGATGACATATACACTCTATACTATCCACCAGAGAAAAG AACGGAAAGGCATGCAGATGGATTATTAGATAGAGCCTTGAGGGACATCCTGGTTCAGTTATCTGCACGAAAATATCTGCATTCTCTGATGGCAGTTCGCGTAGG CGGAGGAAGCAGCGAGGAGGACGAATCGGAACCGTTATCAAAAAGGCATTCGGACGGGATCTTCACCGATATTTACAGTCGCTACCGAAAACAGATGGCTGTCAAAAAGTATTTAGCAGCGGTCCTGGGACGAAGGTACAGACAGAGAGTTAAAAACAAAGGACGCCGATATGCTTATTTGTAG
- the LOC127442001 gene encoding glucagon family neuropeptides-like isoform X2, with protein MARSSKATLALLIYGIMMHYSAYCTPIGMTFPKMRLENDVFDEDGNSLSDLAFGTDQIAIRSPPSLTDDIYTLYYPPEKSGGSSEEDESEPLSKRHSDGIFTDIYSRYRKQMAVKKYLAAVLGRRYRQRVKNKGRRYAYL; from the exons ATGGCCAGATCTAGTAAAGCGACTTTAGCGTTGCTCATCTATGGAATCATGATGCACTACAGCGCTTATTGCACGCCTATTGGGATGACTTTTCCCAAGATGag ACTAGAGAATGATGTATTTGACGAAGACGGAAACTCGTTAAGCGACCTGGCTTTTGGCACTGATCAAATTGCTATACGTAGTCCTCCATCTCTCACGGATGACATATACACTCTATACTATCCACCAGAGAAAAG CGGAGGAAGCAGCGAGGAGGACGAATCGGAACCGTTATCAAAAAGGCATTCGGACGGGATCTTCACCGATATTTACAGTCGCTACCGAAAACAGATGGCTGTCAAAAAGTATTTAGCAGCGGTCCTGGGACGAAGGTACAGACAGAGAGTTAAAAACAAAGGACGCCGATATGCTTATTTGTAG